A window of the Lolium perenne isolate Kyuss_39 chromosome 7, Kyuss_2.0, whole genome shotgun sequence genome harbors these coding sequences:
- the LOC139833536 gene encoding uncharacterized protein yields MSLHVVGHNQRFRVIHNTFRRSTETISRYFQQVLYAVGELKDEMIKPPSNNTPPKIKNSYRWFPCFRVSRAMYAAFCGRKYYTSQNVLAAVDFDMRFTYVLDGWEGSSHDASILSDSLSRPDGLQIHDGKFYLGDAGYA; encoded by the exons ATGTCTCTTCATGTCGTGGGTCATAACCAGAGGTTCAGAGTGATCCATAACACATTCAGGCGATCCACGGAGACTATCTCTCGGTACTTCCAGCAGGTGTTATATGCAGTTGGGGAGCTCAAAGATGAAATGATCAAGCCACCATCAAACAACACACCACCTAAGATCAAGAATAGCTACAGGTGGTTCCCGTGTTTTAGG GTATCGAGAGCAATGTATGCAGCATTCTGTGGGAGGAAGTACTACACCAGCCAGAACGTGCTAGCAGCTGTGGATTTTGATATGAGGTTCACATACGTGCTTGATGGCTGGGAGGGTTCATCTCATGATGCAAGCATCCTGTCTGATAGCTTGTCAAGGCCTGATGGGTTGCAAATTCATGATGGTAAGTTCTACCTTGGAGATGCTGGATATGCATGA